The Oryzias latipes chromosome 8, ASM223467v1 genomic interval gttttattattgaatACTTATGATTAATGTTGGCCTCACTGTGCCAACTACATTTTGTTTTGGGTGATTTcttacagaaataaaatagataagGAAATATTATGTTattaagtttagaaaaaaaaagacacacataaaacaaacataaaattgaaatattCTGCATGACTTGAAACATGTTGCCATATTTAATTAACTTTAACTTACTAAGGAAATGTTGCAACTTTGTAATGATGCAACAGATTGACAGAGACATTTTCATGTAATCTCTGAATCGGTGGGCATGACATTTATGAAAGTGTCTTCGTAACATGGCCTAGGTTGCTGGATCCTgttaaattccataaaaatagATCAGTTAGAGAGTTAGTCTGCTTTGCTCTGTTTTTTAGAAGATAATTCTGTTTCCAGATAAATGTGAGATGCAGCGTTGCCATatgttttttctctgcagaaattgccatggcaaccagaGTGTAAAAATATCTTCATTTAGCTTCTTAGAGACGGACTGCACACACATCAGGCTGAATGCATTCACACAAACTGCATGTTAATCGGAAACAACTGTGATGGTTAATGTTTATGGTACTAACATATTCAGAAATAACTATACAATGCACAAcaagcatttttaaataaactgtagtttcacatttttttcagggTATTGGAAACAAATCTTAATCAATTCTCAGTTAAATTTGTGAGGGAAATTAGAAAACGAAAAGAAGTGTTCAGGTTCGACTCAACTTTGGTTTACTCTGCCGTTGTTTATTCCAAAgactatcatccatccatccatccatccatccatccatccatccatccatccatccatccatccatccatccatccatccatccatccatccatccatccatccatccatccatccatccatcaatccctttcagggtcacggggctatCAGAGCCTAACCTGGCGACTATTGGCCAAAGGCGTGGTAGACCCTGGTCAGGTCTCCAGCCTGGCTCGTTTAGCTCATTTAGCATGAAAGGATGCAGACCCCTGCTTTAAATGTTATTAACTTGCTGATGTTCAGCAGCATTCCAGTGACTTTCTTCTGCTCAGTACTTATGAAAGCCATTTTTGGACTCTTATGTTCCACTAAACCATTAAAGTTCTGCTGCGtaaggacaaaaaaacagaccaacAATGGAGGGAAAACAACATGTGGACCAATGAATTTCTGAATGTTGCAACAAGCCACTCCATTCTCAAAAACCTGAGCCTGTACGACAAAGTGGTCTTCAAATATGAATAATTAAATTGATTTCCATGCTTTCAATCAGGCTGACAGACCAGGACCTAAACTGTCATTTGATAGGCTCCCACCCTCtgcataatttattttaatcaatccTCCTTCTTTCATAACAGGGTCATGTGGATACTGTCTCCATTCCCTTTCagtctgtctttttaaactCCTCACACTAAACCCTTTTCACTCTCTATCATAAATTTTAAACTCCTTCTTAAACATCATCATGTTTTGGTCTTTCTGCAACACGCATTGAGAAAAGCTGTTATGATGTGTCTCAATGCGGTTTTACATGTGTGTATGTGAGGAAGAGTTTCTATGTGTGAGAGCAGGTATGAAAGAAGAAGCAAACAGAAGCATTATCGGAAAAAAGGTCCTCATTTATTTCCCATTAAAGACTCGTGAATCTGCAGCAATTTTCACAAGTGGAGCTAGATAACCTCTTTCATTTCATGCTCAATGTTTGAAGAACAAATGAGCAGATTTGTATGGTGAAATTGATGAAAAAAGccttcaaataataaaaatgaaataaatcaaactttagaTAAATATTAATGACCTTTTTAAGAAACCTCTGACTTGATTAAAAGATGAACCAGGCACTAAAATTCTGAattttaaatgacaataaagtgATGCTGttaaatcaatattaaaatgTCCCAGTAGATGCAATTTAATCAAATTCTGTTGTTACTAAACACTTTTTTCAGACTTTTGTGATTTCAAAGAAGCATTACCTGAGTTATGTTGCTTCAAATCTGCAGTGCTACcaacacacttttctcagattataaattaaacacaaacgtaaatattttcttcttttttttacacaattttcTTCAATCCATCTGGTAACATGACGTGAAATCATGATGTTTCTGTTGCATTTTAACCCTTTCCCACCTGAATTCAGTTCCAAttattcaaaaaacattttcactctgtTTATTCTGTTCAAAGTGATGCTGAGTATGTAGAATCCTGAATTAAATGTTGTAAATTAGTGACAAAAAGGCGCTTAGAGATGCTTTAATCTGTTATTTAAGATCAACGAATTCTGCAAACTCGGCTTAACCTAAGACATTTTTCCATATTAAGGGGCCCTGATTACTCTTGTCCTcaaaaaccacaaataaagGTGTGTTTGAAGCAGAAGGGGTATGAAGCATATTTGCAATAAAAGGCATCAGTGGGTTAAAACAAGAATCTACTGAGGAGGTCAAAATATCATCTGCTGGGGTGAAATCACTCAATAATTGCCTCCTTAGATGTACTATCTGTTGCTTATTTGAGCCACAAACCCGAGCTGCCCAAACACTTTTGGACTCAAAGCATGTAAAAATGCTGACGGAAAGAGTTGAATTCCGTCTAATGACAATCAATCCACACTCCGACAATACTTACGAGTTCCATCAAAATGGTTTGCGATGCTGTCCAGGAAGGTGTTTTGTGGAGCGAGGAGGCCCTTCATCACAGGCATCCTGAGCTTGATTTCCCAAAAAAGACTTTTAGTTTGTAAAAGTTCTTCCCCCCAAAAGCAACCAGGTGGAGAATTTTCTGGCGGCAGCTTTGTGTGGTCTCAGTTATCTTGGGACATTGAAAATGAAGCAGTGCAGGAAAAGTCAGATGCATTCCGCAGCATCTCTGTCAGCTCGTAGAGGCAGAAGTTTCCAGCTTCAGCTGTGCGCTCCTGACTGTTGCAGCAGCAAAGTCTCAACTGCTCCTCAGTCAGTGGAACTCCACTCACCATGGTTCCTGCCATCTCCCTGTCTCTCCCTCTCTTTTTATACAAAAGCCATCCTCCGTCAACACTGAAAATTCATCAGActtctctctcacacacacagccTAAGTCCTCCTACTTCTTATTCCCCAGAGAAGTTTtaagaaattacttttttttttcttttatcagctCCTAAAGTCTGATTCTCTGCACCTCTGCATGTCATGAACTACCTTATTTGGAGGTATAATATGCTTCCTTCTGCTCAGGCACTCAAAGCAATCAATATTTCCTGAAGTTAGATGAGATTCAATATGCAGAGAGTAGAGAAGATTTGATAGTATTATGAGATGGAGCTGCAGTCTCTGCTGGTTGCTGTGGATACTCTGCAACACAAAAGCAAGTGTGAGACCTCTGTAGTCTGTGGAGAATTCATCCTCTCATGCGTTCACACGGACACATGGAAGGCAGACTTTGACaagacaaataaatgatttatttgctGTCTGATTCTGGAAATGTATCATTTGGTTTTGACTGTCTGAGGTCAGTTTGAATCATCATTTGTTTGTATTGTTTGCAACAAAAGTATTGCCAACTCATAGTAAAgcattttaaacatattgtgtaatgacttttatttttattttttacttttcatctttttgacattttccatcACTTTTAAACTATTATCACAATTGAATTCCCCTTAAGtagtttttcatttatgttcCTAAATTTGGGTAACGGTATTCCATATTAAAAGATTTCACAGAAGTCCGAGACAGGAGTGTTAAACCTGGTTTTAACAGCACTCACTGAAACATTGGCTGCCGTCAAAGGAGGCAATTATAACTTCAAAATGACTACGATAGCAGTTCTGTTATACGATAACATCAGTCCCTTTTAAAGTACCCTTCAATTAATATTTAACTGAgctaaaatagtaaaaaaaaaaaaaataagtatttttcaACAATTCTTTTTCAGCAACAAATGTTACAGAATGTATGGCAAAATTTGTGAGTAAAAAATTGATGATAAAAAAATTCATAGGTGTGTTCACCTTTACCTTCAGCACATTTTCACTTACCTCACAAATATATGGACACAAGTGTAAACCTGGTGTGGATAACAAGATGTTTAAATGACAGTATTCCATATGTTAAAGTTATTGTAAAGTATCATAAAAACCAATATCTTGTGAAATTGTCCAATTAAGGGGCCGGTTTGATACTGATATGAAGATATTTGTAATGTGTAaaacaaattcatttattttttaatgctcGCTATACATGACATCATTCATCTTTTCCTTCATATGGATCGGTCGCCCTGCCTCTTTTGCAGAAAATCAGCCCCATATCAtaatgcttccacccccatggtTCACATTGGGTGCAATTCAGGattctttctcctccacagTAAGTGACACCACATGATCTTCTCTCAGTCCTCCTCTGGATCGTCCAGATTTCTGGGAACTTTAGACGAGACCAAGACACTTCAGGTCGTTGGCCAATTCCCTTATGTAGTTTTAGACTGTTTTCTCACAGTTCTTAGGATCATTTTGTACCCCGCCAGGTGAGATCTTTCATGGAGCTCCAGCAGATTGCCACTtttttgctccaacagttgatctcttctcaGCAAAAGAGGGCTACATTCTCGTCCTCTTCTGTGGCTACaatcttgtccctggtgtcctcAGGCAGCTCTTTGGTAGTGGTGAAGAGGTTGCTGTCTGACTGTTtatgtgtgtggacaggtgtctctTATACAGATAACCTATTCAAACAGGTGGTATTAATACTGGTAATGAGTGGAGGATAAAATAACTTCTTAAACTATAGAAATCAGTTTTaacttacatttaaaattatGTGGAATATACCAAAGACCAAATGGACCATAGGACACATTTTGGATATTTTTCTCTTACATTGATGCCACTAGGGTTTCGTACGGGTTAAAGAAGGAATAACAGGCCTGTGAGGGACAGAATTCTTGCTTTTTTGTAGGAGATACATatacacatgtatatatatatatatacatagtgTGAGTGGTTCAGTCACTACTTTCTGGTTTAAGAGAAGAAGCCTTTTACTTCATTGATCGAGATATTTCACACACTTCAGATTTACAATGACTTTTTGATTTAATCTCCAGTCTATAATTATAGAAGAAAAGTATTTTCCTTCCTTAATCACACAAACTCAAATGATTTACAGTCAGCACAATGATTTTTATTGAGTCACCAAACCTTTTGAGACACATTTGTGGAGCTTTCCGACATCgccttgtaaaagaaaaatgtaagaaaataaaggaaagagTCTGTCCAGAAGAAAAGAAGTGACAGTGAcctcttcagtttttttaaatacctgtcctagtatcatttattttagaaaGGAAAAGGTGTCACGATAGTGGTTTTAGACAGGGCCAACCACTTCATGTACTCCTCCCCTGCCATCTCCTCAGTCCTCTTCCCCATGGTCAGGATTCCTGCTGCTTGGTTCCTGGAGCTGTGAAGAAGTTGCTGGAGTCGACTTTCCAGGCGATGCTCCTCCTCGTTCCGCTTTCCCAGAGTGAGGatcccagcagcagcatctCCTGCACGGGCTCCACCAAAACTCTTATTGCCAGAGCCACAGAACAGCGCGTAAAGGGGACAGGACCGAGACGGTTTTCTGCAGCACTCGGCCACACTGTGAGGGTCACAGTCCGCTTGAGACAGGAGCAGCATCAACACGAGGGCCAGGGATTTCTGCTCAGCAAAACAATCAGACATTCCGAGCAAAAAGTCATCCAAAGGAAACTTCCATTTAAGATACTTCCTATCTGACAGCCGGCATTTTATTAAGTACTCGGTGGCATTTCCACTGCAAAAACGGAATTCTAAGAAAGGtctttattttgagaaaaattgtcttttctgtcttataagaaaaataattttatcaatacagtttttcaatagcaaaagaATCTTAAGAAAACATGATAGAAATTTTCATAAGAATTCTTGATCAGACCATTTTTCAttccccattggcagatttatttagcttatttgaagaaaattatttaaatttgaagACTTCTAGACTTATTTGTTTCGGCACATGTTTGGTGGCTGGCTCAGagaagacaatttaaaaaaagaatgcaatTAAAATATAACATAAAGTAAAATGATTGTAAAGGATTGCAAACTTTTGCTAAGATGGTTGttcaattaattaataaaatgtttttctttaagtttgtcCCACAACCTGCTTTAATCTTGGTGAACATAATAATATTAACTTTGTTAGACATTTAATATATTCTACCGGGTTTTTCAGTTGTTCTAacttattttggtttttcaacctttccagtctttttttcaaaatcagttacgaaaattttgtttttttcattaatagCTTCAAAACAGACACAAGAAAACTTTTGCTCCTAactcttgacaatagaaaaacttgatttgagaataaaaaaaaaaacgtaaactgGAGAGTTCAGTTTGGttcaattttaagaaaaagttcaataaatgaaGCAAAGATAGACCAACATTCATTGtcattattctttattttctaagaataagtgctagttttagatttcATGAGACTTTATTAAGATGGGCCAACTTGTACATGTTCGCATTCTGTTCTAAAATGAGTAATTTCCACTTATTACACTATTTTTGGCACTGCAATCGAAATGAACTACAATTAGGTagataaaaactcaaaacaaaatcaaatcatttgTTTAGAAGACTTATTATTGGTCTGTTAACATTCGATTTGAAGTAATTCTAACAGTTagcttttttatcttatttttcccttttaaagGCTTTGTGGAACTCTTGGTTTCTAGATTTTTATATCTTACTATAGGATTTCTTGTTTAGTAAAGTTACTTGTTGCATATACAGattattttacaactttttcgtgtttcttttgtcctttttttgggCTACCTCTTTTTGCAGTCTGCACTAGCAAAGAAATGCCTTCTGTTTGTCGAACTTTTGACCAAAGAGCTTTAGCTAAATTCCTGGTTAAACAGAGATCATATATTTTTATGATTGCGATATCAGCCAACAGCATTAATATTGGTGGAGCATAGTGTGTATTTGGAGTTCT includes:
- the hcrt gene encoding orexin, producing the protein MWDPSNVYRAAGMETSNRKSLALVLMLLLSQADCDPHSVAECCRKPSRSCPLYALFCGSGNKSFGGARAGDAAAGILTLGKRNEEEHRLESRLQQLLHSSRNQAAGILTMGKRTEEMAGEEYMKWLALSKTTIVTPFPF